In one Methanobrevibacter arboriphilus genomic region, the following are encoded:
- a CDS encoding beta strand repeat-containing protein: MNNIKNITIILVFLFIAISMPSAFAEDPTTYDHYVSADAQSGGNGSIDNPFNNIQEAIDKGGSIFVKNGTYSVYDDSGYEITKSVRIVGEDRDSVIIDAGNNGRIFLIDSDIEVTFINVTFINGNNENDYIYDGGGAIYIGDGTTTIDNCYFANNNVKDGYSTYGGAIYQGGGNLNISNSYFKNNNAEYGSAVAINGFSYSTLNITNCIFESNTASEDGGAVYSGSGKTNIEGSTFKFNKAKNGGAIYSYGSTAVVNIKNSNFDSNNATSTGGALVVRNSNVILNNNTMVNCSAPTGNYIYYNAGNLGFTNLSFLNNMTVNVTKGDSFVLNATVTDDMGNPITGGTVNFIIGGNTYSTSLNEGITTYNYTFNQTGNYIITGSYSGSNTVDYGSNIFNGTVVVNTITPSTVIYVSSSRGSDSTGNGSEDNPYATITKALTQNAALGGNYTIIVEEGHYYVEDYTVTANFTIIGVGNVIIDGNNKRQFYFSASSVKYAKFEGLTFVNGNGNAGSINTGSVSGGNGNAGRYLIINNCSFINNKGSYGAVIYTTMITTINGTSFINNTATGSQAYSGVINVQDNNLTINYCNFINNTATNSAGLNGIYTKSGIKAMADYNFWGNNSKPGNLTVSSGVNITKWVILLINSNSTGQTDPGDKINFTIDFTKYTDGVNNYTLSEIMPYITIKANATLGSFDQDSITINTNGSMIYTASTVGYESVNFNIPSNFKKFNFTVGSQYSGIVYVSKTGTDSNIGSKDSPVASISKAIEIATAQGGSNKIIILNGTYNEGNLVINGDLEIIANGTVIINGNDITGNGYEQIFDIVSGNVSFYGLTLNANSTNGAIVVRSGKLSITYSTINNKKSGANLAINNSGNLNISYSILNNTIIKNNGGNVTANYNWWGTNTKPTCVDVDYWVIMTINTTKVYTGEISYITVKLNTVTDGTTYTNLSNPLPDNFVVLNVTSGSGSFNGTNVLLINGTSYISFTGGETAGLIQARIDNQIFDVIVEQAVYKWFIGDKGYRTLQQAVDAANFNDIIKGVGGLYILTSEVDVGHRYMPIEPWEINKTITITSLDPSNPVIISGNYLTRLFNIDKGSSLTLINLILANGNASTSYYAGYGGAIHVQFGGNLTIDNCIFENNTAGEAGAIQSWGLLIIKNSIFRNNSATSAYAGAVQNSGYGSLIIDNSTFINNRANTYAGAIYADSSNYPGSNTTITNSKFIENDANRGGAIFLNIAPAYIINCSFIGNKAIDKDTGYIASGGAIYDHSANLVLKNSEFINNTAEANGGALELANTYTTIYSGDNVTTEIDWFVIDNCTLINNTAGVDGGAIFAGYNSVPYGNITNSIFENNNALTGNGGAISNYFGILNIKNTRFTNNTAGENGGVIFNYGHYNFPSEFWGNVTIDNCTFSKNSAKAGGVVYNYNTYSKVDISNSKFENNTAVNDGGAISNCLGIMNISNSSFVSNIAGENGGVIFNYGYYEFPSAYWGIITVNNCNFSKNSAKLGGTVYNSNNCSKLDIVNSKFTNEHADIGGAIYNNGTLNIKNNTMTNCSANIKGNYIYNNGSINNVILTFLGNKTVKVLNGTTVKLNATICDDMGNPITGGDVSFIFDGMTYLVPVNEGLANYTIILDNLGSYSLSGNYNTTAGKNNVSVKNAEIIVAEKEDPKKTKINIIKIDGLVNNKVKFSAVLTDEDGNPLVNQVVRFYLNGVYIGQNKTNANGLAVYYRVFNKTMNSNWFASFNGVEDYNSSKSNTNTIKINKKKAILTMSSVKGSFNNYITLKAVLKDSTGKALSGKLVSFYVNNVKVKTVRTNFKGLATYKYLANKFVGTKKIKAVFNSDNTLNGFVSNKNIKVSKSKSLLSKPKFLGKFEKRGKIAIKLINLKAKKYISKGYVKFYIKNKYVGKAKTNRKGIAILNIKKINFKGKASVIGKFVGNKYYYSSKSLRKVNIK; this comes from the coding sequence ATGAATAATATAAAAAATATAACAATTATTTTAGTATTTTTATTTATAGCTATTTCTATGCCTTCAGCCTTTGCAGAAGATCCTACTACTTATGATCATTATGTTTCTGCTGATGCTCAAAGTGGGGGAAATGGATCAATAGACAATCCATTTAACAATATCCAAGAAGCAATAGACAAAGGAGGTTCTATTTTTGTAAAAAATGGAACTTATAGTGTTTATGATGATTCTGGTTATGAAATAACTAAATCGGTTAGGATTGTTGGAGAAGATAGAGATAGTGTAATAATAGATGCTGGAAATAATGGAAGAATTTTTTTAATAGACTCTGACATTGAAGTTACTTTTATAAATGTAACTTTTATAAATGGAAATAATGAGAATGATTATATCTATGATGGTGGAGGAGCTATTTATATAGGTGATGGAACTACTACTATTGATAATTGTTATTTTGCTAATAACAATGTTAAAGATGGATATTCTACTTATGGTGGTGCCATCTATCAAGGGGGAGGAAATTTAAATATTAGTAATAGCTATTTTAAAAATAATAATGCAGAATATGGTTCTGCTGTTGCTATTAATGGATTTAGTTATTCAACTTTAAATATTACTAATTGTATATTTGAATCTAATACTGCTTCTGAAGATGGAGGGGCAGTTTATTCTGGAAGTGGTAAAACCAATATTGAGGGTTCTACTTTCAAATTCAATAAAGCAAAAAATGGTGGAGCAATCTACTCTTATGGTTCAACTGCAGTTGTAAATATTAAAAATTCGAACTTTGATTCAAATAATGCTACTTCTACTGGAGGAGCTCTTGTAGTTCGAAATAGTAATGTAATTTTAAATAATAATACAATGGTTAATTGTAGTGCACCTACTGGTAATTATATCTATTATAATGCTGGTAACTTAGGATTTACTAATCTATCTTTTTTAAATAATATGACTGTTAATGTTACAAAAGGTGATAGTTTTGTATTAAATGCTACTGTTACTGATGATATGGGAAATCCAATTACTGGTGGAACTGTAAACTTTATAATTGGGGGAAATACTTATTCTACTTCTTTAAATGAAGGAATAACTACTTACAATTATACATTTAATCAAACTGGTAATTATATAATTACAGGTTCATATTCTGGCTCAAACACAGTTGATTATGGGTCCAATATTTTTAATGGAACTGTTGTTGTTAATACTATAACTCCTTCTACTGTTATTTATGTTTCTAGTAGTAGGGGAAGTGATAGTACAGGTAATGGTTCTGAAGATAATCCTTATGCTACAATAACAAAAGCATTAACTCAAAATGCAGCACTTGGAGGCAATTATACAATAATTGTTGAAGAAGGACATTATTATGTTGAAGATTATACTGTAACTGCTAATTTTACTATTATTGGTGTTGGTAATGTAATTATTGATGGTAATAATAAAAGACAGTTCTATTTTTCTGCATCTTCAGTTAAATATGCTAAATTTGAAGGTTTAACTTTTGTTAATGGTAATGGTAATGCTGGTTCAATTAATACTGGTTCTGTAAGTGGTGGAAATGGAAATGCTGGTCGTTATTTAATAATTAATAATTGTAGTTTTATTAATAATAAAGGTTCATATGGTGCTGTAATTTATACAACTATGATAACTACAATTAATGGAACTTCTTTTATAAATAATACTGCTACTGGTTCTCAAGCTTATAGTGGAGTTATTAATGTTCAGGACAATAATTTAACCATAAATTATTGTAATTTCATTAACAATACTGCTACAAATAGTGCTGGTTTAAATGGAATTTATACAAAAAGTGGAATTAAAGCTATGGCTGATTATAATTTCTGGGGAAATAATAGTAAACCAGGAAATTTAACTGTATCCAGTGGAGTAAATATTACAAAATGGGTTATTTTATTAATCAATTCAAATTCCACAGGACAAACCGATCCTGGAGATAAAATTAATTTCACCATTGACTTTACTAAGTATACTGATGGAGTAAACAATTATACACTTTCAGAAATAATGCCATATATTACAATTAAAGCTAATGCTACTTTAGGTTCATTTGACCAAGATTCAATTACAATTAATACTAATGGATCTATGATTTATACAGCTTCAACTGTCGGATATGAATCAGTAAACTTTAATATTCCAAGTAATTTTAAAAAGTTTAATTTCACTGTAGGTTCTCAGTATTCTGGTATTGTTTATGTATCTAAAACAGGTACTGACTCAAATATTGGTTCAAAAGATTCACCTGTTGCTTCTATTTCAAAAGCTATTGAAATTGCTACAGCTCAAGGGGGTTCTAATAAGATTATCATTTTAAATGGAACTTATAATGAGGGTAATTTAGTTATTAATGGTGATTTAGAGATTATAGCTAATGGAACTGTTATAATTAATGGAAATGATATTACTGGAAACGGATATGAACAGATATTTGATATTGTTTCTGGAAATGTTTCATTTTATGGACTAACACTAAATGCTAACTCAACTAATGGTGCAATTGTTGTCAGAAGTGGAAAATTATCTATTACATATTCAACTATCAATAACAAGAAAAGTGGTGCAAATTTAGCTATTAATAATAGTGGTAATTTAAATATAAGTTACTCTATCCTCAATAATACTATTATAAAAAACAATGGTGGAAATGTAACTGCTAATTATAATTGGTGGGGAACCAATACTAAGCCAACTTGTGTAGATGTTGATTATTGGGTGATAATGACTATTAATACTACTAAAGTTTATACTGGTGAAATTTCTTATATTACGGTTAAACTAAACACTGTCACTGATGGTACAACATATACTAATTTATCAAATCCTTTGCCTGATAATTTTGTTGTTTTAAATGTTACTTCTGGTTCTGGATCATTTAATGGGACAAATGTCTTATTAATAAATGGTACTTCTTATATATCATTTACTGGTGGTGAAACTGCTGGTTTAATCCAAGCAAGAATTGATAATCAGATTTTTGATGTAATTGTTGAACAAGCTGTTTATAAATGGTTTATTGGTGATAAAGGATATAGAACTTTACAGCAAGCTGTTGATGCAGCTAACTTTAATGATATTATTAAAGGTGTCGGTGGTTTATACATCCTTACTAGTGAAGTTGATGTTGGTCATAGATATATGCCAATTGAACCTTGGGAAATCAATAAAACTATTACTATAACTTCTTTAGATCCATCTAACCCTGTAATTATATCTGGAAACTATCTTACAAGGTTATTTAATATTGATAAAGGCTCTTCTTTAACTTTAATCAATCTTATCCTTGCTAATGGTAATGCTTCTACAAGCTATTATGCAGGTTATGGTGGAGCTATTCATGTTCAGTTTGGTGGAAATCTAACCATTGATAATTGTATTTTTGAAAATAACACTGCTGGTGAAGCTGGTGCTATCCAGTCATGGGGTCTTTTAATAATCAAAAATTCAATATTCAGAAACAATTCTGCTACTTCAGCTTATGCTGGTGCTGTTCAAAATAGTGGCTATGGTAGTTTAATTATTGATAATTCAACATTTATTAATAATAGGGCTAATACTTATGCTGGTGCAATTTATGCAGATAGTAGTAATTATCCAGGAAGTAACACTACAATAACAAACAGTAAATTCATTGAAAATGATGCAAATCGTGGAGGTGCTATATTCTTAAATATTGCTCCTGCTTATATTATCAACTGTTCATTTATTGGAAATAAAGCTATTGATAAAGATACTGGTTATATTGCCTCTGGTGGTGCTATTTATGATCATTCTGCAAATTTAGTTCTAAAAAATTCAGAATTTATTAATAACACTGCTGAAGCTAACGGAGGAGCTCTTGAACTAGCTAACACTTATACAACTATCTATTCTGGTGATAATGTCACAACTGAAATTGATTGGTTTGTAATCGATAATTGTACATTGATAAATAATACTGCTGGTGTTGATGGTGGTGCTATCTTTGCTGGTTATAATTCTGTACCTTATGGAAACATAACAAATTCTATATTTGAGAATAATAATGCACTAACTGGAAATGGTGGAGCTATCTCAAATTACTTTGGAATTTTGAATATAAAGAATACTAGATTCACTAATAATACTGCAGGTGAAAATGGTGGAGTTATATTTAATTATGGCCATTATAATTTCCCATCTGAATTCTGGGGAAATGTCACAATAGATAACTGTACCTTTTCAAAGAATTCTGCAAAAGCTGGTGGAGTAGTATATAATTATAATACATATTCTAAAGTAGATATTTCAAATTCTAAGTTTGAAAATAATACTGCAGTAAATGATGGTGGTGCTATTTCAAACTGCCTTGGAATTATGAATATAAGTAATAGTTCATTTGTTTCTAATATTGCAGGAGAAAATGGTGGTGTTATATTTAATTATGGTTATTATGAGTTCCCTTCTGCATATTGGGGAATAATTACAGTAAATAATTGTAATTTTTCTAAAAATTCTGCAAAGCTTGGTGGAACAGTATACAACAGTAATAATTGTTCTAAATTAGATATAGTTAATTCAAAATTTACTAATGAACATGCAGATATTGGTGGAGCAATATATAACAATGGAACATTAAATATCAAAAATAATACAATGACTAACTGTTCTGCTAATATTAAAGGAAACTATATCTATAATAATGGATCAATAAACAATGTAATATTAACTTTCTTAGGAAACAAGACTGTTAAAGTTTTAAATGGAACTACTGTAAAATTGAATGCCACAATTTGTGATGATATGGGTAATCCTATTACTGGTGGTGATGTTAGCTTTATATTCGATGGAATGACTTATTTAGTTCCAGTAAATGAAGGTTTAGCTAATTATACTATAATTTTAGATAATTTAGGATCTTATTCTCTATCTGGTAATTATAATACTACTGCTGGTAAAAATAATGTTTCTGTTAAAAATGCTGAAATAATAGTAGCTGAAAAAGAAGATCCAAAAAAGACTAAAATTAATATTATAAAAATTGATGGACTTGTTAATAATAAGGTTAAATTTTCTGCTGTTTTGACAGATGAAGATGGTAATCCACTTGTTAATCAAGTTGTTCGTTTTTATCTTAATGGAGTTTACATTGGTCAAAATAAGACTAATGCTAATGGATTAGCTGTCTATTACCGTGTTTTCAATAAAACAATGAATTCAAATTGGTTTGCTTCATTCAATGGTGTTGAAGACTATAATTCCTCAAAAAGTAACACTAATACTATTAAAATTAATAAGAAAAAGGCTATTTTAACTATGAGTTCTGTTAAAGGTAGTTTTAATAATTACATAACTCTAAAAGCTGTTTTAAAAGATAGTACTGGTAAAGCATTATCTGGAAAATTAGTGAGCTTTTATGTTAACAATGTTAAAGTTAAAACTGTTAGGACAAATTTTAAAGGCCTGGCAACTTATAAATATTTAGCTAATAAATTTGTTGGGACAAAAAAGATTAAAGCTGTATTTAATTCTGATAATACTCTTAATGGTTTTGTTTCAAACAAGAATATTAAGGTCTCTAAGTCTAAATCCTTACTTTCTAAACCTAAATTTTTAGGTAAGTTTGAGAAGAGAGGAAAGATTGCTATTAAACTTATTAATCTTAAAGCTAAAAAATACATTTCTAAAGGCTATGTTAAGTTCTATATCAAAAATAAGTATGTTGGTAAAGCAAAGACTAACCGTAAAGGTATAGCTATACTTAACATTAAAAAAATTAATTTTAAGGGAAAAGCTAGTGTTATAGGAAAATTTGTTGGAAATAAGTATTATTATTCCAGTAAAAGCTTAAGAAAGGTTAATATAAAATAG